A window of the Loxodonta africana isolate mLoxAfr1 chromosome 3, mLoxAfr1.hap2, whole genome shotgun sequence genome harbors these coding sequences:
- the MYCBP gene encoding C-Myc-binding protein: MSGADQSPPATVSGASYAAAAVTMAHYKAADSKREQFRRYLEKSGVLDTLTKVLVALYEEPEKPNSALDFLKHHLGAATPENPEIELLRLELAEMKEKYEAIVEENKKLKAKLAQYEPPQEEKRAE, translated from the exons ATGAGCGGTGCTGACCAGAGCCCGCCAGCCACGGTCTCGGGCGCCAGCTACGCCGCTGCGGCTGTCACTATGGCCCATTACAAA GCCGCCGACTCGAAGCGCGAGCAGTTCCGGAGGTACTTGGAGAAGTCGGGGGTGCTGGACACGCTGACCAAGG TGTTGGTAGCCTTATATGAAGAACCAGAGAAACCTAACAGTGCTTTGGA TTTTTTAAAGCATCACTTAGGAGCTGCAACCCCAGAAAATCCAGAAATAGAGCTTCTTCGCCTAGAATTGgcagaaatgaaagagaaatacGAAGCTAttgtagaagaaaataaaaaactgaaaGCAAAG CTTGCTCAATATGAACCACCTCAGGAGGAGAAGCGTGCTGAATAG
- the GJA9 gene encoding gap junction alpha-9 protein — MGDWNFLGGILEEVHIHSTMIGKIWLTILFIFRMLVLGVAAEDVWNDEQSGFICNTEQPGCRNVCYDQAFPISLIRYWVLQVIFVSSPSLVYMGHALYRLRVLEKERQEMKTQLRRELEEVEFEVTGHRRRLEQELCQLEQRKLNKAPLRGMLLCTYVIHIFTRSAVEVGFMIGQYFLYGFYLEPLFKCHSHPCPNTIDCFISRPTEKTIFLLFMQSIATVSLFLNVLEIAHLGFKKIKGGLWGQYKLKDEHNEFFANKSKQNPTKYKSVSANSLKGLPSAPDYNLLVEKKTHKTVYPSFNSSSALQVDPDSYSGNDEKCILDEQETVLSSKMHTISTTGSHLQHINSNNDGTHKISGKDVDDNQVKERRENFGTDSERCHYSKGVSVDLENHVSQSPQKVFSLPANCNWKPKRLSATWRPFTEDQNQRLPPKGSLQGPFGEGTIRTLSPLQGDSRPLDIPGTPDSWGELSFETKFVRTCKNPSAYPSNHLVSLTNNVIGRRAPTDLQI, encoded by the coding sequence ATGGGGGACTGGAACTTCCTTGGAGGTATTCTGGAGGAAGTTCACATCCACTCCACCATGATTGGAAAGATCTGGCTCACCATCCTGTTCATATTTCGAATGCTTGTTCTGGGTGTAGCAGCTGAAGACGTCTGGAATGATGAGCAGTCTGGCTTCATCTGCAATACAGAACAACCCGGCTGCAGAAATGTATGCTATGACCAGGCCTTTCCTATCTCCCTCATTAGATACTGGGTTCTACAGGTCATATTTGTGTCTTCACCATCTCTGGTCTACATGGGCCATGCTTTGTACCGACTGAGAGTTCTGGAgaaagagaggcaggagatgaaaACTCAGTTGAGAAGAGAACTGGAAGAGGTTGAATTTGAAGTAACTGGGCATCGGAGGAGACTGGAGCAGGAGCTTTGTCAGTTGGAGCAAAGAAAACTAAATAAAGCTCCGCTCAGAGGAATGTTACTTTGCACTTACGTGATACACATTTTCACTCGCTCTGCGGTTGAAGTTGGGTTCATGATTGGACAGTATTTTTTATATGGATTTTACTTAGAGCCTCTATTTAAATGCCATAGCCACCCATGTCCAAACACGATTGATTGTTTTATCTCAAGACCAACAGAAAAAACAATATTCCTATTGTTTATGCAGTCCATAGCCACTGTTTCACTTTTCTTAAATGTTCTAGAAATTGCTCACCTaggttttaaaaagattaaaggaGGGCTTTGGGGACAATATAAACTGAAGGATGAACATAATGAATTCTTtgcaaacaaatcaaaacaaaatcctACCAAATATAAGAGCGTATCTGCAAATTCACTGAAGGGACTCCCTTCTGCACCTGATTATAACCTGTTAgtggaaaagaaaacacacaaaacagTGTATCCTAGTTTCAATTCATCTTCTGCATTGCAGGTAGACCCTGACAGTTATAGTGGAAATGATGAGAAATGCATTTTGGATGAACAGGAAACTGTACTTTCTAGTAAGATGCACACAATTAGTACTACTGGTAGTCATCTTCAACACATCAACTCAAATAATGATGGAACTCATAAAATATCTGGAAAAGATGTGGATGACAACCAggtaaaggaaagaagagaaaactttgGCACAGACAGTGAAAGGTGCCATTACTCTAAAGGTGTTTCTGTAGATTTGGAAAACCACGTGTCACAGTCACCCCAAAAAGTTTTCTCTCTGCCAGCTAACTGCAACTGGAAACCAAAGAGGCTTAGTGCTACATGGAGACCCTTTACAGAGGAtcaaaaccagagactacctcctAAAGGTAGCCTCCAGGGCCCGTTTGGAGAGGGCACCATCAGAACCCTTTCTCCTTTACAGGGAGACTCCCGACCACTTGACATTCCAGGCACTCCTGACTCTTGGGGAGAGTTGTCCTTTGAGACTAAGTTTGTCAGAACCTGCAAAAATCCTAGTGCTTATCCTTCAAATCATTTAGTGTCTCTGACAAACAACGTCATCGGTAGGCGGGCACCCACAGACCTTCAGATATga